The Cottoperca gobio chromosome 15, fCotGob3.1, whole genome shotgun sequence genome segment TCAACACTGACTCAAGTTAAAAATCGAAGGTTGAGCtataaaaagcaaagaaaactcATTATTCAAACTGAGTTGTTACTCTGCagcagcatttaaattggaCTGTATGAATGTAACATCTTACGCTTGTGCTCAGTTTCCCATCAGTCATTGCTTTGACAAAGGCCAGGGCTTCTGGAGTGGCGGAGCGGATGTTGTCCACCCTGCCCTGCTGAAAACGACGTATAGAACCACTCTCATAGGTCGACACCGGTCTGCTGTGACATCTAGAGCAACACACACGGAGAAAGCCTTGTGGCTCGGAGTAACAAATAAGAATAAGTCCAATTATAATCATCTTGTTTTCCTTACCTGTAGTAGGCTAACTGAAGAGCAACCTGGATGTAGGCGTCGGGACTCATCTTCTGCTTCTTGATGAACTCTTTCCCGTAATCGTAGAATGTGTGGACATTCATGTCCAGGTTTTTCACCTGCCTGAGCAAATGAGGATTGACCGTGCTATGAGCTGAAAACATTTATCTGTGTTTTTGATAGTATAGAAAACAAGGTTAAAGCCACACCTCTGTAGTTTGTCAGCAGAAGAGGCAAGAAGTTTGTGAACATCTGGAGTACATTTCCAGCGGAGTCTGCGTGGTGCAGGCAGCTCGCTCACACTTGCAGCCCTGACTAGCTTTGACGGGCTGCTAATCCTGGTGTCACATGGGAATATTATATCATTtagcatgttttgtttttaggaaaGTCTTTTTTGGATTTAAGCATTTGCCAACAAatatcacaaacacattttacatgtaATGTCTTACATGTATTTGAGTAGATACTCTGTGCACTGCACAAGGACAATTCCCTCAAACGGTGAGTGTTCACACACGACTCCACAGCAGCCGTCAGCTCCTACAACAAACTGACACAGTCATGCTATTGTCAGTGATATTGACGAGTTGAAACAAACTGCAATGCTAGAGTATCTAAAATCCAGTTCATACGCATTTGCAGTTTTATCACCGTACTTGTGCTTACTGCAGATACATGTTCCTTCACATACATTTCATCCATATGTATAATTTAGCCTATAAGGAAGCCTCCAATTCATTCAAGTGATCTGAATTCTTTAtcaaaacatctccttcaaagtCCATGCTAATGACATCAGGCTGACTGCCTGTAATCCAATAGGGACATCCactctcttcttctttaaatgtaaattcttattatattatatatatcatttttggCATGGGATTTGCTAATTACATCCACTGGCACTgtcagaaaatgaatgaatgaatgacgaAAATGAATTTGTTGACATTTCCCTCAGTAATTAAGAAGATAAGGCATCCCTCATTCATCTACATTCCTTTCATCCTcacttaattattattttcctcaATTGTTTAACgagtttttaaagaaatgtctgtgCACACAGTGAGCAACGAGTTAaggaaacaaacattaaagtagCCTTGTTATCTAACTGTGCTCACTAACCTGCATGGGTTTGTCATACCAGCGGTTGCCCCCATTCTTGGCCACTCCTCCGCCGTGCAGCGTCAACATAGCACGTGTGGTGTCACTAAGCTCGGGCCCGGTGGGGTCATCCAGACAGACCAGACACATACAACGCTCGATCATGTCCAGAGAGTCCCTGTTAGTAGACTCTAGagcataatttaaaaaaaagtacatttggtGGCGCAAATAGACTTAGAAACTTGAGATCCACCTGACTTAAAGAGTCTCATACCTCTCATTAGCTCGCCGCGAGACTTGGCCCACTCTGTCCTTCCATCAGAAGTGAGGAGACCAATAGGTGGGAGCCGCTCTTCTTCGCTATCTGCCATCCGGGCGATTTTGTCCAGCTGAGTCAGCAGGTCTCTTTCATTCAGTCGGCGGAAGTTGATCACCACATCGAGCACAAAGAACTGGACAGAGGTTCACAAATTGGACACAAGCAAGGTGTTACTTTCAATATTAGCTGAGAATCTATAGCCTGAAGCACATTGGAGTAATGTTTTCCTTGAGAGATGGACACATGGGGATATCTGGTAGGATGTGCTTGGTGAAGGGCAACACAGACTTAAAGGATAATGCCGTTTTATTACAACTTCAGTCtccatttttgtagttttgacCATCATTTCTTTCCGTTTATAACGTTTCGGTCACTAGTAATTGCTGAGATttgaaaacaaagcaacaatTGTACAACAAAGTCCAACGGGGCAAGAAACATGAATGATCACACAGTCAGAcaattttaaaaaagacaacagTTTAGCTACATAATCTATTCTctttatttggaggtaaaacCAAAAGCGAGCGCATTCAAAATATTGGTATAATCCCTTATTAAATCCGAAAACAGTGTGTTTGCACAACTTCAGTATGTACAGAAGATTAAGGCTGAACCAGGATGTTGTCCTGCAAACTCTGTTGGATGTTACCTACGGACAGTTTGGgaataatgtttatgtttttcttttgttttctcttccaaataTGTTCggtaaacctttttttttaatgattagcTGTCTGCTCATGCGTCTGTTGGACTTTGTGATATCAATGTTTCTGGGAACAATAATGTCCAaagctaataaaataaaatatgagcTGTGATAAACCGGAAttatactttaaataaagatCTAACACTAGAGTTTTCACCATCATTTTCTTATCATCATATTCAGTCATAATTACTCTGCTCTTTACAGAGCGCTGATGAGTGACTCATTGGTAAGAACAGATGACAACACTGCTGACCTTGGAAGAACTTGATGATCGTAGTAAGTGGGcatctttcatttgttttacttatttgAGCACCTTCGATTCTTTGGATATAACTTTTGTGAAGTTGCAACATACTTTAGTGGCAATTGCTGAAGGCTGATTTGCAAATgcaaattgcaaaaaaaaaaacatgttttagatAATTAACTTAACAGAGAGCACTTGTCAGTGAGCTGTGGCTGTTAATCAGTCATTGGGAGATAAGTTAGCATAGTGCCCACAGAGCCTGTTTACAGTACCATCAGATACAGTGAGTGATGATCCATATTGTTCTGCTGTGACGGGGACACGATGTATGGTCTGATTCTCACtctataaaactatatataatatatatatatatctatataaactataaacattGTTCTCTGTGAGGTGATCTGTTCTGAATTCAGCTcatatgttaaaatatttaaaattcttCTGGTGACATGATTTGGGTTTGCTTTGTCAAACTACTTCCAAAGCTTCAAAAGTCAAGAATgcattttcatgttttcattgtcTCTGACAATTTTGgataattgttttcattgtgtctGACCTGGTTTTTACAAGCCACAATGACGTGTTCAGGTTCTGGCATCACGCTACTCTCCTGGGCCACCAGAATGTCCCTCTCAGGTGCCGGTAGGCGGTAAGAAGTGAAGAGGCGATAGTACTGCTCCATACACAGAGGGGTTCCAGCCAGCTGGCCCCGGGCGTAGTCCACAGGCAGAGCACGCCTACACACAAACCCTTTGTCACGCATTTGATTTACTCATGAACTATAAGTGAAGATGATTTTCTCAAGTTTGTGCTCTCATTGTACATTAACTTACGAATCAAGAAGAGTCTTGTACTCCAAAACTCCAGAAATCAAGTGTGCAGCAAACCTAGGAAAGAAAAACGTTGTGAAGTACttcccagaaacacacacacattgtcactCTTTCTCATACTCTCATACTCCCATAATTTCTGTACTTGTGGGAATAACTCCCTGCGTTTAGCCTTGTTCTTGTGTAGCTGTATTACACTTGTAATTACACAAATGCTAGATGTAAATCATCTGGTTAAGGAGCCAGTCCCAGATCAATACCGTGTTAACCAAACCACAGACTTCATTGTCTGTTGACCTTGTCACCAGTAGCCTGGCCTGACCTCTTAGCCCTCAAGGTGTTCTGGGTAATGACCCTATATGTCAATGTGTAGCAATGAAGTGTTCAATTTGCTATAATCAATCAAAGCCAGTCTCAGTAATTTAAACAGTTCACTATCACTAATCAAGTCTTTGTGTCGTAATAATCAAACATTGCATGTCAAGTGCTAACTTTTTTGATTTTTGCAAGGCATGGGAATTACAGCTGGTGTGTTAATATGTGTAGAGGGACAATATACTTCTGGATCCTGTCCTGTGAGGTTTCTCTCGTGACTCATCTGTCTCCGTTGTGCAGTGTCCTATACCTTAAAGAGTCGATGGGAGCCCTGAAGTGCTGCTGTGGGAAGACCATCACAGGACTGGAGTTGACAGGCAGAGCCAGTCTGTTGTTAAGGTACATGTCATTCAGCCAGTACTCATACACCTACAGTTGGACATAACAGAATCAATTAAAGGCAAAATCAAGTAACAATGATTTAATAgtgaataaaaggaaaaaaccAATACAAGCAAGTACAAGTTTGGACGTGGCTATCGTTCTGGAATGGATTGATCTACACAGACTTACTGTTTTTCTATTCTGTGAAAGGTTTGTTTACATCAGTCATGTTTGGAAAAAGCAGACcaataattttatttatgttgacacaaaatgcagtttatttGCTCATATTTaccaataattataaaatactattaacattcaaataaaaataaataatcatcacaATGCTTAGTGTCACTAGTTGAAAACAATTTGTTTTGGGATTTGAAAGAACTTGCACACTGTTGTGTGGTTTTGACCAGATGCTTGTATTTACCCAGTTTGCCTtgttctccctcctctccataaGTTTGCTCTGCAGTAGCTCCCCCACTCCTCCAGAGGCTCCAAACTGCTTCACTACATTTTGGGTCTTGTTGAACTGTTCCTCTGTGAGCAGGTGCTTCATGCACCTCAGGTACATGTCCAGTGTGTCTTTCAGGGCTGGGAGCGGCAGCTTAGGGAGAGCCTGAGCAATGTGGGGCATGGAAAAGTCAAGGTTTTCTTCTAAGTTGCCACATGTAGTATatcaactttaaataaataataatttagtttGCATGTGTTCCATTTTGAGAACAAATGCTTGCCCAAATTGTAAATTATTAATTTCACTTTACTCAATTGTCAAAGCACAATAAATATGCTGATAATATATCATACATGCATGCTTaagtcatttttttgttttaatcttatTAATATCCTTTAATTAATTAGTTGACGTTACTaatttattgtaaaacattatttatctcATGCGTATTCCAGTGAAACAGACTATATATCCTCATGTATACAGCATATACAATAGAtataagtcaaatatatatttacatctCCGCCCCCTAAATCTTTGGAGGGCTCTTGGTCCAGAACTGGCATGTTGGCGGTGCGGAGGGGCAGCCTTTGAGACAGACTCAAATACAATGATATCAGTATCAAGTTCCAGCACTTATAATCGCTTTATAAACGGTCTAACTACGAGCAGTTGTCTTTACACGTTGTACtactttggaaatatttaagACACATGTAcaatgcaataaataaaatgtatcactGTCATGACTAAACAATACAAGAATGTGCACTTTGGAAAATGTTCATAAAATTGTTTCCAAACAAGCGGCCACCACTAACACTTAGACATTTACCAAAGTGAAACAAACCATGacatacaaattaaatgttttactcacCAGAAAGATAAAACAATCCCACTCGTCCTGGGGCTCAAGCAAGGAGTTTAGGATTATCCATCTAGACTTGAAACCATTTCTGGCGGAAATTCTTTTAAATTTCACTACTTTGATCCTTTTGTAATTTTGAGCATCTTTCAATCTCCAGCATGGCAAGAGCGCAACTCCCTCGCTGGCTCAGGAGAGATGCTGAGAGGGTACTTCACCCTCCTGGCTGCCAGGCTCCTCCCAGAAGTCCTGCTATTCGCCGATAAATTAATTTGGCACTTCACATCTTCACCCCACCTTATTTAGACACCGACTCAGATACTCACACGCTGTGCTGAACAGTTAGGATGTATTTTGCATGGACTTTCTCCTTTGACTTTCTGAATTTTCAACTCTTTCAGTAGAGTAGTTTTGGGAGTATACATTCCTTTTTCCTCACTGCATTTGACTTGGCTTTATGTACTTCATATTATTTTTGAACGAGCGTCAATGCTTTGACAAATTGTTGATTTTACACTTGATATTAACGTCAGGATCCTACATTCAATTATtgttaactatttattttttattcggATTTTTTACCTTCTCAATAATGAATTATTGTACAACTAATAAGCATCACAAAACTACCTCAGTGTAGGCCTTAATAAGTTTAATATTCGATTGTTCCTATTATTGTGTGTTCAAAGGCGAGAAAAAGGTACGCTTTATGAATATAGccatcatttaaaaactaaCATCATATTATCTTGACCATTTGTGTTAGTCCTTCACCTgtagaggaaaataaatgtgtcataTACCACATGTAATTAAGTGTAGGTAATTACATTAATTgcctaaataaataatttccatAAACAATATCATTCACataatattgatttaattatgtacatgaatatacatatatgtacagtCGCAGATCACACAATGAGGCTATGCATTCCAGAAGTACATCATCCAAAATAATCAGACAACAAGACGCAGTTTTCAGTTCATTTCCATCTGTTGTAACTCCctaaaacagttgtgtgacacACAGTATTGCATATTGAGTTTAGCAGCACAACTCTGGCAAAGAAATACAGATTACATTGAAAGACGCATACAGTACAATTGTTCTtttgttaaaatacatttacacataatCCCTGAATATGAGTCAGTTACTGATACAGTGATAAATACTGTTAATGAATAGACATTTATCTCAACAAATATTTCACGATACTCTCtcttaaaatgaacaaacacCAGCGAGCGCCTTTCTACTGCAAAAGCTTGAAGCTACTTGATCTGACAATACCCAGAGGAATTGTCACCAGGAGCAGTAAATAATGTATGTCGTTACACAATCCTAATCGTGTTATGCAATTGATTGGACCGGACGGGATGCACACAACTCTACATTGGCACTTTGATAGTTTTACACTCAGTTAAAGGTATTTTACGCGTACTCTCCTCCTGAGGATTCCTCCTCTGAATACGACCGTTGCGCAAAGGTTTCAATGCCATCCTCGTCGATCGTTGTACACAAaccctttctcttcttctctctttgctCCATCTTAATCGTATCATATAGTCCTGTTGGACCATCCTCCAGGAGCATATTTCGCTCGGAGAAAGAAGGCTTCATCTGTGTCACGTTCTTCAGCAGAAGGAGCGCCGGTGCGTAAAGTACATTAATGAGGCCCATGCCTAAATTCAGCTGAACAAAGCCCATGTTGTGCACTATCTGTCCAGCAGCCACGGGCCCCATGGCATAGGCCAAACAGTAAGATATGTCTGCGATGGCGTACACACTGCCATACACTGACACATGTCGCACATCCACAAGGAAAGCGAGTGTTGGCAGGAGCGCCGTGTCTACAAAGGCGATGCCAAAACAGATTCCGCACAGCGGGATCATGAGCTGTCCAAAGTTTTTACAGGCTGGCACTGTGCAGGAGCTTGCGCCTATGAACACCATACCTATAGCCCCGTAAAACCACTGGAGATGAGGGTACTTGGCTGCTAATTTGACAGTGAGAAATACACCTAGAACATGAGGGAAGAAGGCAGGGAACCATGTCATGCCGATCTCCCACTGGCTGGCATGCATGGTGTCCTCCATCCAGTTGGCGATAGTGGGCTCAAGGAAGGCGAGAGGGATGTTACAAATTGTCAGAGCACCTGCTACTACAGCTATATAAGGATCAATCATCAGTTTATACATGGGGGTGCCCACTggcatgttttctctctctctgttagaGAAGGGTTTCAGCACAGTCAGGCACAATATACCATCGATGAGGCAGACACAGGCAAGAATCAGGAAGGGAACCCGCTTCCCTGCGAACTCGTAGAGGATCCCTCCAAAGGGGGGCGCCACGAGACTTCCAAAAGAGATGAAAGCCAAGGCAATACCCAGCGCTTTGGTCCTCTCTGACTCCTCTGTGTACCTGTCTGCGATCAGAGCGAGCCCTGCTGTGTCCGCGAAAGCCGAGCCGAGGCCCTGCATGCTGCGCGCCAGGAACAGAGTCGCGTAGTTTTCAGCAAAGGCAAAAGTAAGGGTGGACAGGAACATGACATTGAGACCGATAAAGAGTGGAATATCATACCCAACCCTGTCAATAAACGTGCCACTTATCGGGTTCACCAGAAGCTGCAGGATGGCCTTTGAGGCAAAAAGAACACCGATCTGTAGGTCGAAGTTCCCCTTGGGTGTTTTGTGCATGGTGCTGTTAGTGGAGTTGGTGTGCGGTTCAATGGCTAGGGCATGATCTGCTGCTTTCTGTAGCCCTTCAAGGTAATCGGGTACAATTGGCACAATTACCATGTAAAGCATGTTGTCTAATAAAAGTGCAACACAGACTATTACTAGAATAATCCGTTTCTGCCGAACTGGTTCTTGGATTACATTACCCAGTTGTTGTTTAGTTCTTTCACTCATCTGGGACAGTTTGGAGGCGGCAGATTGTGCCAAATTAGTGGCTTGTCCCTCTTTGGTCTCCTCCGGCTCCATGATGTTCTCCTCTTTCTGGCTCAAGTCCTATCTTTAGAGAAAGAAAATCGGCTTCCCTCCAGTTGATTTGTTCATATAATTACGCACGCTTTGCAcatctgttttgtcttttgtttcgTTTTCTTTTCCGGCACCGGGAGCCCCACTAATGAGCTAGATAACTTCCCTCTGCTTTACCTCTTCTCTGTCCTTTGCGCCGTCCGTCATCGCACGCGCTTTTCCACTCCCGTGACTTGGACTCGTTTTATCCCCGTCATCCCTAGTTGCTTCATTGTCTCATATCCCGTCATTCAGGTGACGCGCTGGTCCCGGGCAGCACTAACAGGTTGGGGATTCACCTACAGCTCACAGTGCCGGCTCCATCAGCGCACTCCCTGTTTCAGGTCCCTCTGCTGCGCCCCTTCGGCTCCCAGACGCTCCCAGCTGTCTCCAGTCACCTGTAACTCTGTGAGCTAAGTCATCATTTCACATCAACCGGACTGGTTTTGTCGGCCGTGGAAGGAATACATACTGCAGTTTGTTGACTCCCATAggtgcccccctcccccctcccccctcccatctccGCCGATGGCTGTGACGCACAGTCCTGTTGCTCTCCAGAAGATAATTTATgctaattaaatacaaaatccCGATTGCACACTGCTGTCCTGtccagtatttattttatgtttaaccTCTTCAATATTATTTCACTTATGTGCAATTTGAATATTTGAGTCGGATATAtctttgaatatatatatacaactcAATAACAGAAACCTGTAGTTATTCAACTTGAGCTCAGAAGCAACATTATACTTACAAATACTTTCCGATTTCCGAGTTACTGGATTAGAAGAACACTGATTCAGCCCCACACACCAGTGGACAGCGCCACAGAAGATAAAGAGATTAAAGTGAGGACAttgaaacatatattttttcattCTTCTAACGTTTTTCCATTCCCATAATCCAATTGTGCACTGCATTTTGTTTCTAAAACAGTATTTTTCGGACAGCAAAGGTGAGTTTAGGTTCAAGCCTCAGCATCCACTTTGATGAAGTGTAACTGAGCAAAGCAccccctcgtctctctctttgtctctatctctctcatcccCCCTCTCTCGTttctatattaataataataagataataaaatgtGCTTGAAACATAAATATGACAGTTCTTCACGATCAGATCGGTTTGATTGGGCTGTACGCACAACTGTCAAAATCTCATCCTTATTatctacatttaaatatatttttcgcCCTTTAGCGCCAACTTCCTGttacattgatttaaaaacGTGCTCTTTTCCACTGAATGTATTCTGTTGAACTTTATTTCCCTTCGCTCTTCTGAACAAATGTAGCTTTTAAAAGAATCTCGCTAAAGTCAAGGCGTTCCCACCGGATACACATCGTTGCAGTTACATTTGCAGATGTAGACCTAGTACTACTATCATATCTGAAGGGTACTTCAAGAGATCGTATTTGTTCCGCTTTTTAACCGACACGAGACGAGTGAAGTGGCGGTTTAAATATAGCATGACACCGCCATCTTCCGGTGCAGAGTagcttcagcagcagctgtcaCCTTTACTGTACACTGTGAAAGCAATTTACTAATGaggataaataatgtatttgattGGAGTCAGCAGATATTGAAACCTcatagaattacattttaaaaacaggataATTATTTTAGAAACTGTTTAAATGATGTCAATGCATCGGAAGCTTTTGTTGTTTCAGCtgatttgacatgttttcagAATAAACGAATAACGAGGCTACAGATGGATCTGAAACATGAGA includes the following:
- the chata gene encoding choline O-acetyltransferase, giving the protein MLKITKGSKTSGIVLSFCLSQRLPLRTANMPVLDQEPSKDLGGGDALPKLPLPALKDTLDMYLRCMKHLLTEEQFNKTQNVVKQFGASGGVGELLQSKLMERRENKANWVYEYWLNDMYLNNRLALPVNSSPVMVFPQQHFRAPIDSLRFAAHLISGVLEYKTLLDSRALPVDYARGQLAGTPLCMEQYYRLFTSYRLPAPERDILVAQESSVMPEPEHVIVACKNQFFVLDVVINFRRLNERDLLTQLDKIARMADSEEERLPPIGLLTSDGRTEWAKSRGELMRESTNRDSLDMIERCMCLVCLDDPTGPELSDTTRAMLTLHGGGVAKNGGNRWYDKPMQFVVGADGCCGVVCEHSPFEGIVLVQCTEYLLKYMISSPSKLVRAASVSELPAPRRLRWKCTPDVHKLLASSADKLQRQVKNLDMNVHTFYDYGKEFIKKQKMSPDAYIQVALQLAYYRCHSRPVSTYESGSIRRFQQGRVDNIRSATPEALAFVKAMTDGKLSTSDTEKMELLRGAITAQTKYTILTITGLAIDNHLLGLREIAHELKMEKPEMFKDEAHLISNQFILSTSQVPTTVEMFCSYGPVVPNGYGACYNPQSDHIIFSVSSFHESPQTCSAEFVKCVVQGLLDMRDLCNKCNSSSNATQRRQGQTLETHTQTETNWQNKTPQRPAERSESEQTLPQVVLKTPDQTKVEAQTQTSSQGESQALKNGSKS
- the slc18a3a gene encoding putative vesicular acetylcholine transporter-A translates to MEPEETKEGQATNLAQSAASKLSQMSERTKQQLGNVIQEPVRQKRIILVIVCVALLLDNMLYMVIVPIVPDYLEGLQKAADHALAIEPHTNSTNSTMHKTPKGNFDLQIGVLFASKAILQLLVNPISGTFIDRVGYDIPLFIGLNVMFLSTLTFAFAENYATLFLARSMQGLGSAFADTAGLALIADRYTEESERTKALGIALAFISFGSLVAPPFGGILYEFAGKRVPFLILACVCLIDGILCLTVLKPFSNRERENMPVGTPMYKLMIDPYIAVVAGALTICNIPLAFLEPTIANWMEDTMHASQWEIGMTWFPAFFPHVLGVFLTVKLAAKYPHLQWFYGAIGMVFIGASSCTVPACKNFGQLMIPLCGICFGIAFVDTALLPTLAFLVDVRHVSVYGSVYAIADISYCLAYAMGPVAAGQIVHNMGFVQLNLGMGLINVLYAPALLLLKNVTQMKPSFSERNMLLEDGPTGLYDTIKMEQREKKRKGLCTTIDEDGIETFAQRSYSEEESSGGEYA